A window of Candidatus Omnitrophota bacterium contains these coding sequences:
- the ligA gene encoding NAD-dependent DNA ligase LigA, with protein sequence MKMASKEIKDKIEKLKDTIRRHDHLYYVLNKPEISDREYDGLYRQLKDMEEAHPELITPDSPSMRVGGEPVKEFRTVKHIAPMLSLDNTYSAEEIRDFDKRVRKNLKSEDVEYVVELKFDGVSISLLYEDGRWSLGATRGDGEKGDDVSANLKTIRSIPLVFRDEAKSVPKAIEVRGEVYMAKKAFEKLNREKEKANEELFANPRNAAAGSLKLLDSKIAAARGLDIYVWGIGHYEGIDFRTHIEVLDYLKSCGFRVNPHYKLCRTIDEVIAYCDSWENAKEKLDCEIDGMVLKVNDLGQRQRLGFTSKSPRWSIAYKFPAEKALTEIKDIIVQVGRTGTITPVALLKPVHLSGTTVSRATLHNFDEIERLDAKIGDKVYVEKSGEIIPKVLSVAKQMRTGAEKTFRIPVKCPVCGSKLSRLPEEVAIRCENAGCPAQIKEAVLHFASRNAMEIDGMGDAIVDQLVDKALIKDYGDIYSLRAADVEKLERMARKNAGNLIDAIKKSKSNDLNRLIFALGIRHVGENAAWILAEHFGSMKKLEEQDIQELTDIKEIGPVMAGSIYNFFHNKNNLKILKKLEDAGLRMSQSSSLKSGGKLEGKSIVITGTLRSFSRSAAEELVRKLGGSPSSSVSKNTDFLVAGVEPGSKLDKAKAMGVKVISEDDFRKIVG encoded by the coding sequence ATGAAGATGGCTTCGAAAGAGATTAAAGATAAGATCGAAAAATTAAAGGATACGATCAGGCGGCACGACCACCTGTATTACGTCCTGAATAAGCCCGAGATATCCGACCGGGAATACGACGGTCTTTACAGGCAATTGAAAGACATGGAAGAGGCGCATCCTGAGCTTATCACTCCGGATTCGCCGTCGATGCGCGTCGGCGGGGAACCCGTAAAAGAATTCCGGACTGTGAAGCATATAGCCCCCATGCTCAGTCTCGATAATACCTATTCCGCGGAAGAGATAAGAGATTTCGATAAGAGGGTAAGGAAGAACCTGAAAAGCGAAGACGTCGAATATGTCGTTGAGTTGAAATTCGATGGTGTCAGCATATCGCTGCTTTACGAAGACGGGAGATGGTCATTGGGCGCGACCAGGGGGGATGGCGAAAAAGGGGACGATGTCTCGGCCAATTTGAAGACCATACGTTCCATACCGCTGGTTTTCAGGGATGAAGCAAAGAGCGTCCCTAAAGCGATAGAGGTCCGCGGCGAAGTATATATGGCAAAGAAAGCTTTTGAAAAACTGAACCGCGAAAAAGAGAAGGCGAACGAGGAGCTTTTCGCCAACCCCAGGAATGCCGCTGCCGGCTCGCTTAAGCTTCTTGACTCGAAAATAGCAGCGGCGCGCGGGCTCGATATCTATGTATGGGGCATAGGCCATTACGAAGGCATCGACTTCAGGACGCACATAGAGGTCCTCGATTATTTGAAGAGTTGCGGTTTCAGGGTGAATCCGCACTATAAGCTCTGCAGGACGATCGATGAAGTCATCGCATACTGCGATTCATGGGAAAACGCGAAAGAGAAGCTCGATTGCGAAATAGACGGCATGGTCCTTAAGGTGAACGATCTCGGACAGCGGCAGAGGTTAGGCTTTACGTCCAAGAGCCCGCGTTGGTCGATAGCGTATAAATTCCCGGCTGAAAAGGCATTGACCGAAATAAAAGATATAATTGTGCAGGTCGGAAGGACCGGGACGATAACTCCCGTAGCTTTGTTAAAACCCGTCCATCTCTCGGGTACGACCGTGTCGAGAGCGACCCTGCATAATTTTGACGAGATAGAGAGGCTCGATGCGAAGATAGGCGATAAGGTATACGTGGAAAAATCCGGCGAGATAATCCCAAAGGTCCTCAGTGTCGCTAAGCAGATGAGGACCGGGGCCGAAAAGACGTTCCGTATACCGGTGAAATGCCCTGTCTGCGGCTCGAAGTTGTCGCGTTTGCCAGAAGAGGTCGCGATAAGGTGCGAGAACGCGGGCTGTCCGGCGCAGATAAAGGAGGCGGTCCTCCATTTCGCGTCGCGTAATGCCATGGAGATCGACGGCATGGGGGACGCGATCGTCGACCAGCTCGTCGACAAGGCCCTTATAAAAGATTACGGTGATATATACTCCCTGAGGGCCGCAGATGTAGAAAAACTGGAAAGGATGGCCAGGAAGAACGCCGGGAACCTGATAGACGCCATAAAAAAGAGTAAGTCCAACGACCTCAACCGTCTTATATTCGCGTTAGGTATCCGGCATGTGGGCGAGAACGCCGCCTGGATACTGGCAGAGCATTTCGGTTCCATGAAAAAACTGGAAGAGCAGGATATACAGGAGCTGACGGATATCAAAGAGATCGGTCCGGTGATGGCGGGATCGATATATAATTTTTTCCATAATAAAAATAATCTTAAGATACTGAAGAAATTGGAGGACGCAGGGCTTCGTATGTCGCAGTCATCGTCCCTGAAGAGCGGCGGTAAACTTGAAGGCAAGTCGATAGTAATTACAGGCACGCTGAGATCGTTCTCGAGATCCGCGGCGGAAGAACTGGTGAGAAAACTGGGAGGAAGCCCGTCTTCGAGCGTAAGCAAGAATACCGATTTTCTGGTGGCGGGCGTTGAGCCCGGCTCAAAGCTGGATAAGGCGAAGGCCATGGGCGTAAAGGTTATTTCGGAGGATGATTTCAGAAAGATTGTAGGTTGA
- a CDS encoding metallophosphoesterase family protein, with product MRYALISDIHGNLEAFRAVLEALSKEKIDEFLFIGDVVGYGADPKECLKLLRSIRPKILISGNHEWGVLGLLDESYFNDYVAKAVAWTKSVLDGDELDYLRSFDVVHEDGSFALVHGSLYNPAGFNYIWDSKQASAVMKIMKAPICFAAHTHVAGIFYTDKGRMEFVSNSKKAVRGEKYIVNAGSIGQPRDGDPRASFVIYDTESAVFEIRRVPYDIKSAQVKILKAGLPTMLADRLAEGR from the coding sequence ATGCGCTATGCCCTGATATCCGACATACATGGCAACCTGGAGGCGTTCCGGGCTGTGCTGGAAGCCCTTTCCAAAGAGAAGATAGACGAATTTCTTTTCATAGGCGATGTAGTAGGTTACGGGGCCGATCCGAAAGAGTGCTTAAAGCTTTTAAGGTCTATACGGCCGAAGATATTGATAAGCGGAAACCATGAGTGGGGAGTATTAGGCCTGCTGGATGAGAGCTACTTCAACGACTATGTCGCAAAAGCAGTTGCCTGGACGAAGAGCGTCCTGGATGGCGATGAACTTGATTACCTGAGATCGTTCGATGTTGTACATGAGGATGGCTCTTTTGCTCTCGTTCACGGCTCGCTCTATAATCCGGCCGGATTTAATTATATATGGGACAGTAAACAGGCCTCTGCCGTAATGAAGATCATGAAAGCGCCGATCTGCTTCGCGGCCCACACTCATGTTGCGGGTATATTCTATACCGATAAAGGCAGGATGGAGTTTGTTAGTAACTCAAAGAAGGCGGTGCGGGGTGAAAAGTATATAGTTAATGCCGGAAGCATAGGGCAGCCGCGCGACGGGGATCCGAGGGCGTCATTTGTAATTTACGATACGGAAAGCGCGGTATTTGAAATAAGGAGGGTTCCTTATGATATCAAATCTGCCCAGGTCAAGATATTGAAGGCCGGGCTTCCCACAATGCTTGCCGACAGATTAGCCGAAGGAAGATGA
- a CDS encoding acylphosphatase, with protein MKKRLHIYYSGSVQGVGFRFTAERAASVMGITGWTKNLDDGRVEVVCEGEKADLDAFLQKIASVFKEYIRDVDQETVEATGEFVGFDVRF; from the coding sequence ATGAAAAAACGCCTCCATATATATTATTCGGGTTCTGTCCAGGGCGTCGGTTTCAGGTTTACGGCTGAACGGGCCGCTAGCGTCATGGGTATAACCGGATGGACGAAGAACCTGGATGACGGCCGTGTTGAAGTTGTCTGTGAAGGCGAGAAGGCAGACCTCGATGCGTTTTTACAAAAGATCGCATCCGTCTTTAAAGAATACATCCGCGACGTTGATCAAGAAACGGTGGAAGCGACCGGCGAGTTCGTCGGGTTCGACGTAAGGTTCTAA
- a CDS encoding exosortase system-associated protein, TIGR04073 family encodes MRKILLIAGLIFLLSVLFTTPAYCGDAIKKLGRGLCNVVTCPFELPLQISRVNNSEGPAAASTWGVLKGIGKMGIRVVVGVYEVATFPLPFPKDYTPILVDPEFFFEEENW; translated from the coding sequence ATGAGGAAAATATTATTGATTGCCGGTCTTATATTTTTATTATCTGTATTATTTACAACTCCTGCGTATTGCGGAGACGCTATAAAAAAGCTGGGACGCGGATTATGCAATGTTGTTACCTGCCCGTTCGAACTGCCTCTGCAAATATCCAGGGTCAATAATTCGGAAGGCCCTGCGGCTGCCAGTACATGGGGCGTTCTGAAAGGTATCGGCAAGATGGGCATACGCGTTGTCGTCGGTGTTTATGAAGTAGCCACGTTCCCGCTCCCGTTTCCTAAGGACTATACGCCCATACTGGTAGACCCGGAATTTTTCTTTGAAGAGGAAAACTGGTAA
- a CDS encoding riboflavin synthase, whose translation MFTGIIKELGTVRSFGGSGKTRRLDVSAKDICGRVVIGDSVAVNGACLTVVEKRNGTLAFDVMAETLRKSGLEGLKRGDLVNLEDSLRTDDALGGHFVLGHIDCIGKIKNMLKFSGEFMLEINMPAKYSNLIVEKGSIALDGISLTVAKPSENSFKVYIIPHTLGNTALGSKHPGDEVNIEFDVIGKYIAKYLAGQDVNGSKKNPILNEKFLREKGF comes from the coding sequence ATGTTTACCGGTATAATAAAAGAATTGGGTACGGTCCGGAGTTTTGGCGGATCAGGCAAGACGCGCAGGCTCGATGTATCCGCCAAAGATATATGCGGTCGTGTCGTCATAGGCGATAGCGTTGCTGTTAACGGCGCTTGTTTGACGGTTGTAGAAAAGAGGAATGGCACGCTCGCTTTCGATGTAATGGCGGAGACGTTAAGAAAATCGGGATTGGAAGGATTGAAGCGGGGCGACCTTGTTAATCTTGAAGATTCCCTGAGGACTGACGACGCGCTCGGTGGGCATTTTGTGCTGGGGCATATAGATTGTATTGGTAAGATAAAAAATATGCTAAAATTTTCCGGCGAATTTATGTTGGAGATAAACATGCCTGCCAAATATTCAAATCTCATCGTTGAAAAAGGCTCTATCGCGTTAGATGGCATAAGCCTGACGGTGGCCAAACCTTCCGAAAATTCATTCAAAGTATATATAATACCGCATACGCTCGGAAATACTGCTCTCGGATCAAAGCATCCGGGAGATGAAGTGAATATTGAATTCGACGTCATAGGAAAATATATTGCAAAATATCTGGCTGGTCAGGATGTAAACGGATCGAAGAAAAATCCTATTCTTAACGAAAAATTTTTAAGGGAAAAAGGGTTTTAG
- the ribD gene encoding bifunctional diaminohydroxyphosphoribosylaminopyrimidine deaminase/5-amino-6-(5-phosphoribosylamino)uracil reductase RibD: MNAHDEYMRIALDLARKAEGLTSPNPAVGAVIVRNGRIVGRGYHKKCGAPHAEVIALRQAGSKAKGAILYVTLEPCDHFGRTPPCTAAIIEHGIKKVVAAMRDPNPINNGKGFRKLRKAGVECTVGVLEQEARDLNSPYIKFISTRMPFVTLKMAESLDGKIATRTGDSKWITSEDARHYVRGLRGRVDAVMTGSNTAAKDDPTLLSGASSGKEPIRIIVDSHVKTPLKAKIFSTTAVSPVIIATTKNMPERKTRLYKAKGVNFLRAKAKGGRVDLKDLFRILGVLNITHVLVEGGGELAASLIEERLADRFLFFIAPKIVGGRDAVTAVEGLGVGKMSKAVMLRDIKIKRFEEDVLIEARAR; this comes from the coding sequence ATGAATGCCCACGATGAATACATGCGTATAGCCCTGGACCTGGCCCGGAAGGCCGAAGGTTTGACGAGCCCCAACCCGGCCGTCGGCGCGGTCATTGTCAGGAACGGCAGGATAGTCGGCCGCGGATACCATAAGAAGTGCGGAGCGCCGCACGCCGAAGTTATTGCTTTAAGACAGGCCGGTTCGAAAGCAAAGGGCGCTATCCTTTACGTCACTCTCGAGCCTTGTGACCATTTCGGAAGGACGCCGCCGTGCACCGCCGCGATTATTGAGCACGGAATAAAAAAAGTAGTGGCTGCTATGAGAGATCCCAATCCTATAAATAACGGTAAAGGCTTCAGGAAATTAAGGAAGGCCGGAGTAGAGTGCACCGTCGGCGTCTTAGAGCAGGAAGCGCGGGATCTGAACAGTCCTTATATTAAATTTATAAGTACACGCATGCCGTTTGTAACTCTTAAGATGGCGGAATCGCTTGACGGTAAGATAGCTACAAGGACGGGCGACTCAAAGTGGATAACGTCTGAAGACGCCAGACATTATGTCAGGGGGCTTCGGGGGAGGGTGGACGCCGTCATGACGGGATCCAACACCGCGGCAAAGGACGATCCCACGCTCTTGAGCGGGGCGTCATCCGGCAAAGAGCCGATAAGGATAATAGTCGACAGCCATGTCAAGACGCCTCTGAAGGCCAAGATATTTTCTACTACTGCCGTTTCTCCGGTCATCATAGCGACTACTAAGAACATGCCGGAACGGAAAACCAGGCTTTACAAGGCTAAAGGTGTAAATTTCCTGCGGGCGAAGGCAAAAGGCGGAAGAGTCGATTTGAAAGACCTCTTCAGGATATTAGGCGTTCTTAACATAACACACGTACTGGTCGAGGGCGGCGGGGAATTGGCTGCCAGCCTGATAGAAGAAAGGCTGGCCGACAGGTTCCTATTCTTTATCGCCCCTAAGATAGTCGGAGGCAGAGATGCCGTGACAGCCGTCGAAGGTTTGGGCGTTGGAAAGATGAGTAAAGCGGTGATGCTCCGGGATATAAAAATAAAGAGGTTTGAGGAAGACGTCTTGATAGAGGCGAGGGCAAGGTAA
- a CDS encoding PHP domain-containing protein, protein MKYADLHIHTFYSDSTFSPEEVVATASNKALAAIAICDHDSIDGIGPCTELGLRSGVEIVPGIELTVEKPDAEIHLLGYFIDWEQEWLRKRLKEIQGIRIERIHKMVAKLAQENVRMDAGDVFKISGKGSVGRMHLAQAMLRTGKIKRLKEAFDKYIGFLKPCYVSNIAFTPQEAIGLILKAGGVPVLAHPGIMCKDEHIPELIGYGLKGIEVYHTDHTPTVTRHYEEIAKMYGLLASGGSDCHGLGKGRVLIGTTRVPYELVDKLKAEADRIKAENRK, encoded by the coding sequence ATGAAATATGCCGACCTGCACATACACACATTCTATTCCGACTCTACGTTCTCGCCCGAAGAGGTCGTAGCTACGGCAAGCAACAAGGCTTTGGCCGCCATAGCGATATGCGACCACGATTCGATAGACGGGATAGGGCCGTGTACGGAGCTCGGGCTGCGGTCCGGAGTCGAAATAGTGCCCGGCATAGAGCTTACAGTGGAAAAACCCGACGCCGAGATACACCTCCTCGGGTATTTCATCGATTGGGAACAGGAGTGGCTCCGGAAGCGGCTCAAAGAGATCCAGGGCATCAGGATAGAACGCATACACAAGATGGTCGCCAAACTGGCGCAGGAAAACGTCAGGATGGACGCCGGCGATGTATTTAAAATATCCGGCAAAGGTTCGGTCGGACGGATGCACTTAGCCCAGGCTATGCTGAGGACAGGAAAGATAAAGAGGCTGAAAGAGGCGTTCGATAAATATATAGGTTTTTTAAAGCCGTGTTATGTTTCGAACATTGCCTTTACTCCTCAGGAGGCGATAGGGCTGATATTGAAAGCCGGGGGCGTGCCTGTCCTGGCCCATCCGGGAATAATGTGCAAGGACGAGCATATCCCGGAACTTATAGGATACGGATTGAAAGGCATCGAGGTTTACCATACAGACCACACGCCTACAGTGACCAGGCATTACGAAGAGATCGCGAAGATGTACGGGCTTCTTGCCTCAGGCGGTTCCGATTGCCATGGCCTGGGCAAAGGCAGGGTCCTGATCGGCACTACAAGAGTCCCATATGAACTGGTGGATAAGCTAAAAGCGGAGGCGGACAGAATAAAGGCTGAGAATAGAAAGTAA
- the nusB gene encoding transcription antitermination factor NusB, translating to MRKRTKARECALKILYAIDITNEDPQKCVDNYWQNSDVMEPQVRTFTENLVRGVIKNREAIDALISEHTTNWELKRIAVIDRNVLRFATYELIYMEEIPPKVSINEAIDIAKKYGDTDSGKFVNGVLDNINKTERKPAK from the coding sequence ATGAGAAAACGGACCAAAGCCAGAGAATGCGCGCTTAAGATACTCTACGCGATAGACATAACGAACGAGGACCCGCAGAAGTGCGTCGACAACTACTGGCAGAACAGCGATGTTATGGAGCCGCAGGTCAGGACATTTACCGAGAATCTCGTTCGCGGCGTCATCAAGAACAGAGAGGCGATAGACGCCCTGATATCCGAACATACGACGAACTGGGAACTGAAGAGGATCGCCGTCATAGACCGGAACGTGCTGCGGTTCGCCACATATGAGCTTATCTATATGGAAGAGATACCGCCCAAGGTATCGATAAATGAAGCGATCGATATCGCGAAGAAATACGGGGACACGGATTCCGGGAAGTTCGTTAATGGAGTCCTCGACAATATCAACAAGACAGAAAGAAAACCGGCCAAATGA
- the ribE gene encoding 6,7-dimethyl-8-ribityllumazine synthase, whose protein sequence is MANVIKSDLMAKGKKFAIVISRFNEFISSKLLEGCLDTLARHGAVDNSQDVVWVPGAFEIPIVALKLAKSKKYDAVICLGTVIRGATPHFEFVASEAAKGVAKVSLDTGTPCIFGVITADNLEQAIERAGTKDGNKGRDAALSAIEMASLWEKI, encoded by the coding sequence ATGGCAAATGTAATAAAGTCTGACTTGATGGCGAAAGGGAAGAAGTTCGCGATAGTGATATCGCGTTTTAACGAATTCATATCGTCGAAGCTCCTGGAAGGGTGCCTCGACACTCTGGCCAGGCACGGCGCGGTCGATAATAGCCAGGATGTGGTCTGGGTGCCGGGCGCTTTCGAGATACCGATAGTTGCGTTAAAACTGGCAAAGTCGAAAAAGTATGACGCGGTCATATGCCTTGGTACGGTTATAAGGGGCGCAACGCCGCATTTCGAATTCGTTGCGAGCGAGGCGGCAAAAGGCGTGGCCAAGGTTTCGCTCGATACCGGAACGCCGTGTATATTCGGTGTGATTACAGCCGACAACCTGGAGCAGGCCATCGAAAGGGCCGGTACCAAGGACGGCAACAAGGGCCGCGACGCCGCATTATCGGCGATCGAGATGGCGAGTTTGTGGGAGAAAATATAA